In one window of Caenimonas aquaedulcis DNA:
- a CDS encoding response regulator, translating into MNPTEGVPAILEQTNILIVDDEPKNLVVLETVLDDPSYRLIRAGSGDEALMRLVQHEFAVLVLDVRMPGMNGFELAMMVKQRKKTASVPIIFLTAYYNEDQHILEGYGSGAVDYLHKPINASVLRSKVAVFAELYRRGRALEVANRALTLEVSERRRAQERLSELNESLDRRVQERTEALEKSESQLRDADRRKDEFLATLAHELRNPLAPVRTAAQLLQMPRLEPERIAWSADLIDRQVTVMSRLIDDLMDVSRINQGKIDLKRRKVRLADLLRDALEIARPLIDESGHEFHMVPTPEDMELDADPMRLSQAIMNLLNNAAKYTERGGRIEVAAVRRANNAVITVRDNGIGIPPERLDSVFEMFSQVDTALTRSRGGLGIGLALSRRLIEMHGGTLIASSGGPGEGSTFTATLPLLAQEAEAAPPPEKRTAAQLEAAAAPMKVLIADDNVDAADTLAMLIEMLGHDVRHVNDGEAAVDAAAKFEPRVALIDLGMPKLNGYEVCKQIRQLPNGKDVIVVAVTGWGQPDDRRRSAEAGFDRHLVKPVDPSALTQLLGELAQAQRNG; encoded by the coding sequence TTGAATCCCACCGAGGGCGTCCCCGCGATCCTGGAGCAGACGAACATCCTGATCGTCGACGACGAGCCCAAGAACCTCGTCGTGCTCGAGACCGTCCTGGATGACCCGAGCTACCGGCTGATCCGCGCCGGCTCGGGCGACGAGGCCCTGATGCGCCTGGTGCAGCACGAATTCGCCGTGCTGGTGCTGGACGTGCGCATGCCGGGCATGAACGGCTTCGAGCTCGCGATGATGGTCAAGCAGCGCAAGAAGACGGCGAGCGTGCCCATCATCTTCCTCACGGCCTATTACAACGAGGACCAGCACATCCTCGAGGGCTACGGCAGCGGCGCGGTGGACTACCTGCACAAGCCGATCAACGCGTCCGTGCTGCGCTCCAAGGTGGCCGTGTTCGCGGAGCTCTACCGGCGCGGCCGCGCGCTCGAAGTTGCGAACCGCGCGCTCACGCTCGAGGTGTCCGAACGGCGGCGCGCGCAGGAGCGCCTGTCCGAACTCAACGAGAGCCTGGACCGCCGCGTGCAGGAGCGCACGGAGGCCCTGGAGAAGAGCGAATCGCAATTGCGCGACGCGGACCGGCGCAAGGACGAATTCCTCGCGACGCTCGCGCACGAGCTGCGCAACCCGCTCGCGCCCGTGCGCACCGCGGCGCAGCTGCTGCAGATGCCCCGGCTCGAACCCGAGCGGATCGCGTGGTCCGCGGACCTGATCGACCGCCAGGTGACGGTGATGAGCCGCCTCATCGACGACCTCATGGATGTGAGCCGCATCAACCAGGGCAAGATCGACCTCAAGCGCCGCAAGGTCCGGCTGGCGGACCTGCTGCGCGACGCGCTGGAAATCGCGCGGCCCCTCATCGACGAGAGCGGGCACGAATTCCACATGGTGCCGACGCCCGAGGACATGGAGCTGGACGCCGACCCGATGCGCCTGTCGCAGGCCATCATGAACCTCCTCAACAACGCGGCGAAGTACACCGAGCGCGGGGGCCGCATCGAAGTCGCGGCCGTGCGCCGGGCGAACAACGCCGTCATCACCGTCCGCGACAACGGCATCGGCATCCCGCCCGAGCGCCTGGACAGCGTGTTCGAGATGTTCTCGCAGGTGGACACCGCGCTCACGCGCTCGCGCGGCGGGCTGGGCATCGGGCTCGCGCTGTCGCGGCGCCTGATCGAGATGCACGGCGGCACGCTGATCGCGAGCAGCGGCGGCCCCGGGGAGGGCAGCACGTTCACCGCGACCTTGCCGCTCCTCGCGCAGGAGGCCGAAGCGGCGCCGCCGCCGGAGAAGCGCACCGCCGCGCAGCTCGAGGCCGCGGCCGCGCCGATGAAGGTGCTGATCGCCGACGACAACGTGGACGCCGCGGACACGCTCGCGATGCTGATCGAGATGCTGGGGCATGACGTGCGCCACGTGAACGATGGCGAAGCCGCGGTGGACGCCGCGGCGAAGTTCGAGCCGCGTGTCGCGCTGATCGACCTGGGCATGCCCAAGCTGAACGGCTACGAAGTCTGCAAGCAGATCAGGCAGTTGCCCAATGGCAAGGACGTGATCGTGGTGGCCGTGACCGGCTGGGGCCAGCCCGACGACAGGCGCCGCTCGGCCGAAGCGGGCTTCGACCGCCACCTCGTGAAGCCGGTGGACCCTTCGGCGCTCACCCAGCTGCTGGGCGAACTGGCGCAAGCGCAGCGCAACGGCTGA